In Vicia villosa cultivar HV-30 ecotype Madison, WI linkage group LG7, Vvil1.0, whole genome shotgun sequence, the DNA window AAATTATATCTAGTCACTTGAGTTAGTATGGTGATGAGTGTGTTTCATAATTTTATGCTGAGTACCACATTATAGTAACAATTTCTAATAACATATTAAAACAACATAACTTGTCCACATAcgatattttacttttttttcttctcgAAGTTAAATGCTTGGTAGTAATTTACATGATAATTAATCATGGTTGGTTTGTGTTGGACTTGAGGGTAGAAATTTGAAAATTCGATGCCTGAACCAATTGTTattggatttcattggtttggttcggtttttgtcCGAAGTGAAAAAAAAGTCCAACCCAAACACTTTGGTTTGCTTCGGATTTTGGTTTGCTTCGGATTTTGGTTTGCTTCGaatttacccgaaccaatgaacactGATAGAGTCAACAACAATTATAAAGGTGTAAAATTGATTCAGTGATATTTAAGTGTTTAATTCttctaaagtagaattgattattcctccaaaatttatttcttgaatcttaaatttataattttttaaatttaaacgtaatttctagaatttttttttatgaatgatcaattattgaaaaaaaatctaaataaccATGTTTCAGATGTATTTACGCAACTAATCAGGTTTCATAAATAACCAAAACCTATGCGGCAACTCAGATGACACATGCATGCAAAAATAGAGAGCAGTCGCCACTTCTTATGGCGCATGGGTGTAAATATTACTCGTGGCACCATCTCATTTGACACATGCATGTGAAAAAATAAAGCATGTGCCACTTCACTTGGCACAtagatgtattttttttttttaaataattagaataattaagaattaaatttgaaaattgataatattaattaaatgttATGATTACATGGTTGAAAAAATAATACAGCAAGATTTAATTTTTCACGTCTCCATTCTCTCATAGTATTCCGCTGTCTAGGCCCCTCCTGTTGTGGTTGGGTCGAGGGCCCCGACAAATCAATGCGATTTGAATCCATAAAAACCAAGAGGTCGATATACATCATAGAAGAATCCCCGCTTTAAGAAAGTCGGTTACCCATATTCTCAAAGTTTGGTCAGGATGATGGTGGGAGTCTGTGCTGCATGGATGGTCGTTTGAATAATTTTGGTCAGAAAGTCGGTTACCCATGTTCTCAAATTTTGGTCAAGATGATGGTCGGGTCTGTGCTACATGGATGGTCGTTTGAATAATTTTGGTCAAATGGAAATTAGTCTTCTGGGGTATGGTAGTCAAATGTGTATTAGGTGTATTGAGTGGGTTGGATGGTACGGAGAATGGATGGTTGCATGTAAGTTAAGTTGGTTGAGGAATGTTCTTGATCTTCACCTAGGTCAGGGCTTAGGTAAGAGGTAGATGGACCACGTGACATTGTTGGTTGTATTGGTTGTATGGTATATATTCTTGGGTTGGCTTGTGATTATTCAATCTTGGGGAAAACTCATTTGAATTACACAACATCCATCAAGAACTACCCATACGCGTTAgcaaagcacacaataaaagAGATCAACCATCAAACACCACAAAAGAGATGAAATGAAACATCTATACTAGTAGCAATTAAGACCATGGTAAAGAGAAAACTATATTCAATTGTGAGAATACAGAAAAAGCAAATCTCATGTCAAAGAATTTTACagataacacacaaaaatcagtATGTTCAAGTAAGCTTAACTTGTTGGATCAGAGATCAATGCAAGATAGATCgttgagaagaaaaaaataagcatATGGATGATTGTTATATAAGAAAGAAGTTAAGAGGACAAATAATGTTGAATGGCAGTTAATGCTGATGAAGTAATAATGGTGAAGGGTAATAATAATGAACTTCAAAATTCACTCAAAGTAATTTCTCTGTAATAAACATCTTAATGAGCAAACCACAAAAACAACTTCTGAGATAATCATATCTAGCATCTAGTATCCAACAACACGGAGAACTAAACATAAATAGAATTCAACTGGATATGtttgaaaaacaaaatatcaaaatgCTACCAAAACCAACTCAGTACTTGACAGGAGCAAGAATTTCGAGTTGGGTGCCAAGCTTCTCTTCCACAATTTTCTCAGCTTTCACCCTTAACTTATTGAGCTGcttctttctttcataaaccAATGCTGATCTttcctttctcttcttttccaatTCCTATAATCAAGAAAACATTTACAATCTTAAAACACAGTCAAGAAAATCAAACTTCCAATAAAAAATATAGACAAAAGTTACCTTAATGGTATCATAATAATTCCAGCCAACTTCAGATGACAGTTGGCCAAGATGACAATATTTGTGTCCCTTCTGAAGCCTCAATACCCTGATCCATACATTCATTCAGAACTCATAATAGAAACAGGACTCAACACACATACAAAAAAACATTCAATATGTAGAGTCCCTATAAAATCAAAACCTTTTAACTTTAGTCCCACATAAATTTATTCAATTATATGCCGGATTAGATTAGAAATGTTACGAACTTCAAAGAGACTAACATACTAGACAGAACTTACTTAAGTGCATCCGGGACGACCATTCTCTTGATCTTGTCATATGGAGGTGGAATAccttcataaaccttcaaacgAGCAAGAGCAGCTTCCCCACGCTTTGTCTTATGTGGGATCattctacaaaaaaaaaaacagtatacACAAATTACACAAGCATTCTCAACACCATTATTAACAATAAAGCAAAATAGCATTTTGTTCAAATCCATTTAGGTGTTAAAGTCTTTGTAGCACCAATACTTTGATCAAATCAAATGCATGTTAAATGTTAACAACAACAAATTGATTACATTCAACtaatttattttctcatattatcaCACATGTCAAATTTTGTTTCCATTATAAATATTTGTGCTTCATAGGTTATAGCAATCTAAACACCAAAACCTCTGAAAAAACCGAAACCCACCCTAACTCTTGGagttatgtttaatttattcatttcttGTAAAATATTAGGGTGTTCATGCCTATGTCGATGTCGGACACCTGCACCAAGCtttgtgattacgtttaatttattcatttttacaaATAATTATCAGTGCCACCGTGTCTGCGTCGGGATCGTAGATAACCATGCTACAGCTCTATTAGACAAACACATTATACTAAATGgcagaaaagaaaacaaaaacaatttctTAATTCAGCTACATCTATTAAACAACACTAATCAGTACTCAATACTATCAACCTAATAACCACATTCACcatttcacaacttcacataacaAACACAGTTTCACAAACCAAACAACAACCCTTGAAATCACAATTTCATAACAAATTCAAAATCTAGGTCAAAAAGCAAGAGTGAAAAACGACTAACCCTCGAAGAGTCCTCCAGAAAATCTTCGACGGAGCACGGAAATGAATGGGACCATGAGAAGGCTTAGTGTTCATCCGCTTCCTCAGAAACCTCATATACTTCATTTTCTGCCTGACGAGGCCACCGGAGATGCAAATCTCTTCGCATCTAACAACCACAACTTTCTGTCCGTTCAGAAGCTCCTTCGCTACGATCGATGCTAAGCGACCGAGCATGTGGTGGCGAGCGTCCACCACGACTCTCTTTGCGCATGCGCCGGAACCTGACACCATTTTTTCTTCTCCGGCTTGTTTCTCTGATTCTCGAGGTTTTGGAGATGCGGCGGGGAAGTAATGTGATGGTTAGGGTTTTATTTGAGTGTAACTGAATGGACCGGGTTAAGATTTCGGATCCTTCAATAAAAACTTGTTGGAATTTTCACccattaaaaaaaatatggaaTTTTCTATCATGATTGACAGAATTTAACTTGGCACCCTTCATATTAAAGATGGCACCTCTCATTTTCTATTATTGACAAAATTGACATTCTCATTGTTTACCTCATCTCAAATTTATGTTTGGCTTAAAAAATTcactttcaaaaaaatttaaaaaaaacaaaaaatatgataatttattttaaaaattggaaatAATTTTCAAACCATCCGATGAAATCAAATTGTTTAGATATTGTGAAACTTTCgaagattttttaaatattttgaaattttggtgtATCGGATTTTTTAGGCCAACTCTAAAAAATCGGGTAGTtgattcaatatgttcttcttatGTGCGTCTGAGGTAGATGGTTCTCCTACGAATTTTATCCAGTTCTTTACCACTGACGTTGCAAGTTTTACTTACATGTTTTATTTTGAACTTGAAATTGTTAATCGAGTTGTGTTATCTCTGGTGCAAATCActcattatatgttttaattgacATATATTTTCTTCCCTTACCGAAGTGTTATCATGGGCGCAGTTTATTGGAAAGCAATCATGATATTATTGTTGTTACTTTTCGTTCAGATATAGAAAGGGAGGAAAGAAAAATTGACTACGGGTTGTGAAAGAGGAGGAAACTACAAGAACCGAAATTCCTTTCAAGGCACTTGTATTAGAAGAGTAAAATGTTCATTTATATTGAGATTTGTGTCTAGCAGTATTGGTTGGGATGTAAAAATTAGATGTGGTATTCACAATCTTGAACAAGTTAAGGATTTACTGGTTCATTACATATTAGGTCGTTTAAAACCTCATGAAAGACTTATTGTGACTGAAATAACAAAATATAACATGGCGTCAAGGTTCATAGTTGTCGCTTTAAAAGATATAGATCTTAATAACTTGAAGAGTACAACGCAGATGTCCAAGGCAATATTTACACATCCGCCAACAATCAGATGTCCATTCACAAAAATGTAATATTTGTTAAAGCTAATTCATGACGAGAAATACATGTGATGTGTAACAACAATAAATACACCACATATACATCTGGTCATGTTCATAACACGCATTTAAATTCATGTTTCATATGCACATCACAGCGGAATAATTAATCATTTCAAAACTATACCAATAATTGAAACTCATAATAGAAAGTTATGCTTAAAAGCATATGCACCAAAAgtcaatcatcacataatctcGAACACATCAAAATATAAAAGAGAGTATAAGAAACATATCTCAAAATAAACATGAGTTCAAACATTTTCCCGTGTTACATAAACCAAGAACTAGCTCCACAACTAATCCTTGCAAGCAAATCACCACTACTCCTCGGTACCTGAGCGATGTCGTACAAACACCATttcaacagaagggtgagaattcatgtcattatataaatatataataataagtagTGCACAACATACACACACCAATataattcatcacacttcatacaTTCATATATTCAACACTTTTAATACAATTCACATGTTTTACATATACAACATAGCTCAACAATTCAAGATAACAAAGTAATCAATCACAATTACCACCAATGTACCATTTAGACAAATATCACATAAGCCCACCAAAATACATTTTACATAGACACATGTGACTACAatgtgaatatatgcaatatgcatgtggtaccaattattATCCTTAGTGGTATCATCGCGTCCATCTCCAAGACAGATA includes these proteins:
- the LOC131621049 gene encoding large ribosomal subunit protein uL13w, whose protein sequence is MVSGSGACAKRVVVDARHHMLGRLASIVAKELLNGQKVVVVRCEEICISGGLVRQKMKYMRFLRKRMNTKPSHGPIHFRAPSKIFWRTLRGMIPHKTKRGEAALARLKVYEGIPPPYDKIKRMVVPDALKVLRLQKGHKYCHLGQLSSEVGWNYYDTIKELEKKRKERSALVYERKKQLNKLRVKAEKIVEEKLGTQLEILAPVKY